From Kaistella polysaccharea:
GGCGATCTTATTAAAAGAAAAAGGAATCGACAATGAAGATACGTGGAGAACTATTATGTTGAATCATGGTTCTGTTCAGAATATTCCAGAATTATCTGAAGAAGAAAAAGCAGTTTTTAAAACATTTAGAGAGATTTCTCCCATGGAAATTATTTCTCAAGCTGCACAAAGACAACAATATATTGATCAGGCACAATCACTAAACTTGCAAATTCCATCGACAATGCCGGTGAAAGATGTGAATTACCTTTATATTGAGGCTTGGAAAAAAGGCGTGAAATCTTTGTATTATCAAAGAAGTTCGTCTGTTTCTAAGGAATTGATGGTGAACTTTGTGACGTGTTCAAGTTGTGAAGCGTAAGAATCAGAGAAAAGAATAAAGAACACAGACATTAGTGCAAACCGCAGAATTTTTCTGCGGTTTTTTATTATAAAAAGTTTAATCTTTAGGTAAAATCAAAATTTCCTAACTTTATAAGTCAAATCACCCTCTTATGAAATTCGGAAAAGTTGAAGATCCGTCGCAGATCGATTTTAAATTGCCAAAAGATCACCCAAAAACCGAGAAAGTTTTAAAGAAGAATAAGTCGAAAGAATTTAATGTTTTTATTGGTTCCGCAAATTGGAATAAAAAAGATTTGAAAGGATTTTATCCACGCGGGACGAAAGATGAGTTGTCCTATTATTCAACCCAGTTTAATTCCATTGAGTTGAATGCAACGTTCTACAAAATGCCTTCACCTGAACAGATTCTCACCTGGAAAGAAAAAACACCCGCAGATTTTAAATTTTTCCCAAAGGTTCCAAGTACGGTTTCTCATTACCGAAGATTACTCAACATCACTGAGGCAGTGACCAAATTTGCGACTGCGGTCTTAAATTTCGACGAACAATTAGGAATGGCTTTTCTACAACTTCGCGACAGTTTTAAACCTAAAGATTTCGAAAGATTAGAAAAGTTCGTACAGGATTGGCCGCAAGAAGTTCCACTTGCGATCGAGCTTAGAAATGCCGAGTGGTTTGAGGATCAAGATATCTTTAAAAAAACAACGGAGCTTTTTGAAAAATATCACATTACCAATATTATTGTAGATACCGCGGGCCGTCGGGATATGCTTCATATGAGATTGACTACTTCTACAGCTTTCATCCGTTATGTAGGCGCTAATGCTGCGAGCGATTATACAAGATTAGACGATTGGTTGGTTCGAATAAAAAGCTGGAAGAAACAAGGTTTAAAAAACGTTTATTTTTTCGTTCATCAAAATATAGAAAAAGCATCTCCGCTCTTGTCTGCTTACTTTATTGAAGCCGTAAATAAAGAATTCAAACTGAAAATTCATGTTCCTGTGATGGCCTGAGCGATCCTATTTTCTTTTAATTATTTTTAAAAAATAGTAAAGGACTGTATTGTCTTTTATTATATTTTTATTTACATTTGTTCTTAGGAAAAGGAATATGTTTTCAAAATCATGTGAGTACGGGATTCGAGCGTCTATTTACGTCGCAAAAAATTCCCTTAAAAATCGGAAAGTAAGCTTGAAAGAAGTTGCGAAACACACCGATTCACCACCTGCATTTATGGCAAAAATATTACAGAAATTAACCAGGACCGAAATTTTATCTTCCTTCAAAGGTCCAACCGGTGGTTTTTCGGTAGCCTTAGATAATTTAGAAAAAATATCACTTTTGAGTATCGTTTTGGCAATGGATGGAAATGGAATTTTTGAAGACTGCACTTTAGGTCTTAGAAAATGTGATGTTGAAAAACCCTGTCCTTTGCATTTTAAATTTATACAAATTCGGGATGAAATGCGGGAAACCTTAGAATCTACATCATTACGATCTTTGGCTGAACAGGTTTCAGATGGAGTAACCTTTTTAAAACGTTAGTTTTTTTTACAATAATAAAGGACAATTTTATCTTTTAATAATTCTATATGAATAATTCAATTTTTGGTGAATCGGGGATTCAGATTACACTAGTGCTTATTTTGCTTCCGGTCTTGGTGGGTCTGCTGATTGCCATCGTTAAGACCTACGGAACGTATAAGGATTTAAAAGCACGCCGTAAACTGGGCGAATTTCAAAAGAAAATTCAGAGCATGTCTCCGGATGAACTGCAGATTTACGAACGCCAGGAAAAGGCACAATCCTACCAAGTTCCGGATAACGAATTATCTGGGACCCAACCGCCTTCTGATGAAAAAGGAATTATTTATAATGTAAACAGAGTTGAAGAACTGCGTGTAATTCCTTCCAAAAAAAGTTTTGTTCCCCAAAAATACATCTCACCACAACTTGCCAATTTAATTTTGTATTTTATTGGATTTTCCATCTTCTGGCTATTATTCGGAACCACCGTGGGCGAATATTTGGGAATTAAATTTGTAGCGCCTGATGCCGATCATGTAAGTTGGCTGAGTTTCGGGCGGCTTCGTCCTGTTCATACCAATATGGTTTTTTGGGGTTGGGCCTCATTTGCAATGGTTGGACTGGCTTATTATGTAATCCCGCGTGTAAGCAATGTAGGAATACACAATCTGAAAATTGGGTACTATTCATTAATATTAATGAATTCTGCAGTGCTGTTGGGAACAATTTCCCTTATGGCTGGGATTAATAATGGCGGAGGTGAATACAGAGAATATATCTGGCCGATCATGGCACTTTTTGCTGTTGGTATTGTGCTGTCACTCTACAATTTTTTAATGACTGTTGCAAAACGAGCGACAAAAGAAATTTATGTTTCGAACTGGTATATTATTTCTGCGATGATGTATGTAGTGGTGATTTTAGTTGTCGCTTACATTCCTTTCTGGCAAGATGGTCTTGCGGAAACAATCATTCAGGGATACTACATGCACCAAGGAGTTGGGATGTGGTTTATGTTCCTTTGTCTGGGTTTGATGTATTATTTCCTGCCGCAACAATTAAACAAACCAATTTATTCCTACAGTTTAGGAATCTTAGCTTTTTGGACTCAAATTTTATTTTATACTTTAATCGGTAGTCATCACTTTATTTTTAGCGCCATTCCTTGGTGGATGCAAACTGTTGCGATCGTTGCCAGTGTTGGGATGGTAATTCCTGTTGTTGCTGGTACGGCAAATTTCCTTTTAACATTTAATGGTGCCTGGTATCAGCTGAAAACAAGTTATACTTTACCGTTTTATCTCATCTCTATTATTTTCTATTTCACGGGCTCAATGCAGGGCACGGTAGAAGCATTTCGATTTACCAATTTAATTTGGCACTTCACCGATTTTACCGTTGCGCATTCCCACTTAACCATGTATGGAATTATCACCTTCATGTTGTGGGCCTTTATTTATACGTTGGTTCCAAGAATCACAGGAAAAGAACCACCAAAACTTTCCGTCGGAATTCATTTCTGGATGGCTTTAATTGGATTGATCTTCTATACTTTCTCCTTGATGATTGGTTCTACACAACGCGGTTTGATGTGGATGGACAGTAAACCATTTATAGAAAGTGTGAAAATGATGGCGCCTTTCTGGCTTTGGAGAGCGATCGGTGGTACAATGATGTGGATTTCTCATTTTGTTTTTGCCTATAACTTCTACAAAATGATTAACAAGAGGAAAGAAGTGTTTATTCCTACAACGCCTGCCGAAATTTTAGAAGCAAAACGACAACTTAAAAACACGGAATATATTCCTACAAAATAAATTAGAATAATGGAATTTTATAACAATCATAAAGTCCTCTTCTGGACCGCCTTAGTTTTCTTTCTGTTTCTTACTTTACAGATTGCGATACTGCCGGCGTTTACCAATCAAACCGTGTATAAACCTTTGCCAGATGCGAAGCCACTTACCAAAGATGAGGCTGCAGGAAAAGCAATTTATGTAGAAAATGGGTGTATCGCCTGCCACACGCAACAGGTTCGTGAGGTAGAGATGGATAAAGTTTTCGGGTCACGGCCGAGTATTCCTGCGGATTATGCTCAAAATCATCGGATGGATGTTTGGCGTAACACTGCAAACCTATTGGGTTCCGAAAGAACTGGTCCAGATTTAACAGCGATTGGGGAAAGACAACCGAGTTCTGATTGGCATTTACTGCATTTGTATCAGCCGCGTGCTGTAGTAAAAGAATCTATAATGCCGTCTTATTCATTTCTTTTTGAAGAAAAAGATTACTTACAAAAAGGGGATATTGAAGTAAAAGTTCCACCTGAATTTTTAAAAGACAAATTCAAAAAAATTGTGCCGACTAGAAAAGCCCTTCAACTCGTGGCTTATTTACAGAGCTTAAAACAAACCAAATTACCTGAAGGCGTAAAACCACCAGATTTTCTCTATAAAAAAGAAATTAAGAAAACAGCAGGTGGTGGCGGAGCAGCAGATTTACCAGATGGTGGAGAACTCTACACCGCGAATTGCGCCAGCTGCCACCAGGCAAGTGGAGAAGGTTTACCAGGAGCATTCCCACCTTTGAAAGGGAGTCCAATTGTGGCGAGTGACGATATTGATGTATATGTGAATATCATCATGGGAGGTTACACTGGAAGACCTGGTTATGGGCCAATGCCGGCGGTGGGAAAAAATGCAAACTTCACCGCTGAAATTGTAACTGCAATCATGAATCACGAACGGTCATCTTGGGGAAATAATGCCAAACCAGTCAAACTGGAAGATGTAAAAGCAGTGATGGATAAAATTAAATAAAGAGGTCACCGGACAATTTATAAAATATATTGATATGAAAAATTTTAAAAATACCGCAATTATTTTCTTTCTCTTTGCTATGAATTTTGCCTTCGCTTGTGAGGCCTGCAAATTACAGCAACCTGCTGTTACGAGAGATTTCACGCATGGCGTTGGTCCTCGTGGGCAATTTGACTGGATAATTGTCGCGGTGATTGCCGTAATCACAGTTTATACATTAATTTATTCCGTTAAATATTTGGTGAAACCAGGGGAGACGGAAAAAGATCATGTTAAAAATTCTATTTTAAATTAACTTCTAAAAAAGTAAAGATGACTAAAGATAAAAGTTCTGTTTTTCTCTTCCTTGATGATGAAGTTACGCCTTTGGCAGAGCTTGAAACACCCATTGTTTTTGATTTCGATACATCGAAACTTACTGATGGTGAGCACATTTTGAAAATAATCAGTAAATCTACACTAGGCAGAGAAGGTATACGGAAAATACAGTTTACTGTAAAAAACGGACCTTCCATAAGTGTGGAAGGATTGAAAGAAAATGATATTGTAGATGGCGTTTTACCGTTGATGATTAACGCCTATGACAAAGGCAATCAGAAGAGTTTTGTGATCGAAGGAAGCGAAACTCCACAGACCATTCCCGTTTGGATCTGGATTATTATCATCTTGTTCGCGGGCTGGGCCGCATATTATGGCATTACTTACTTTTATAAGTTACCTGGAATAATGTAATATTTAGGGTCTTAAATAAAAAGCGGTTTTAATAATTTGAAACCGCTTTTGTTATTTTATTTCTAGGCAAGAAACTCAATTTCTTTGTCCTTGAAATCGCTGTTCTCCACCAATTCCTGCATACTTGCCATAATTTTCTTTCGGAGTTTTGCCAAATTTCTAATGTTATCGTCTTCACTATAATCGAAAAT
This genomic window contains:
- a CDS encoding RrF2 family transcriptional regulator, which encodes MFSKSCEYGIRASIYVAKNSLKNRKVSLKEVAKHTDSPPAFMAKILQKLTRTEILSSFKGPTGGFSVALDNLEKISLLSIVLAMDGNGIFEDCTLGLRKCDVEKPCPLHFKFIQIRDEMRETLESTSLRSLAEQVSDGVTFLKR
- a CDS encoding DUF72 domain-containing protein, whose protein sequence is MKFGKVEDPSQIDFKLPKDHPKTEKVLKKNKSKEFNVFIGSANWNKKDLKGFYPRGTKDELSYYSTQFNSIELNATFYKMPSPEQILTWKEKTPADFKFFPKVPSTVSHYRRLLNITEAVTKFATAVLNFDEQLGMAFLQLRDSFKPKDFERLEKFVQDWPQEVPLAIELRNAEWFEDQDIFKKTTELFEKYHITNIIVDTAGRRDMLHMRLTTSTAFIRYVGANAASDYTRLDDWLVRIKSWKKQGLKNVYFFVHQNIEKASPLLSAYFIEAVNKEFKLKIHVPVMA
- a CDS encoding cytochrome C — translated: MTKDKSSVFLFLDDEVTPLAELETPIVFDFDTSKLTDGEHILKIISKSTLGREGIRKIQFTVKNGPSISVEGLKENDIVDGVLPLMINAYDKGNQKSFVIEGSETPQTIPVWIWIIIILFAGWAAYYGITYFYKLPGIM
- a CDS encoding cbb3-type cytochrome c oxidase subunit II, whose amino-acid sequence is MEFYNNHKVLFWTALVFFLFLTLQIAILPAFTNQTVYKPLPDAKPLTKDEAAGKAIYVENGCIACHTQQVREVEMDKVFGSRPSIPADYAQNHRMDVWRNTANLLGSERTGPDLTAIGERQPSSDWHLLHLYQPRAVVKESIMPSYSFLFEEKDYLQKGDIEVKVPPEFLKDKFKKIVPTRKALQLVAYLQSLKQTKLPEGVKPPDFLYKKEIKKTAGGGGAADLPDGGELYTANCASCHQASGEGLPGAFPPLKGSPIVASDDIDVYVNIIMGGYTGRPGYGPMPAVGKNANFTAEIVTAIMNHERSSWGNNAKPVKLEDVKAVMDKIK
- a CDS encoding cbb3-type cytochrome c oxidase subunit I, coding for MNNSIFGESGIQITLVLILLPVLVGLLIAIVKTYGTYKDLKARRKLGEFQKKIQSMSPDELQIYERQEKAQSYQVPDNELSGTQPPSDEKGIIYNVNRVEELRVIPSKKSFVPQKYISPQLANLILYFIGFSIFWLLFGTTVGEYLGIKFVAPDADHVSWLSFGRLRPVHTNMVFWGWASFAMVGLAYYVIPRVSNVGIHNLKIGYYSLILMNSAVLLGTISLMAGINNGGGEYREYIWPIMALFAVGIVLSLYNFLMTVAKRATKEIYVSNWYIISAMMYVVVILVVAYIPFWQDGLAETIIQGYYMHQGVGMWFMFLCLGLMYYFLPQQLNKPIYSYSLGILAFWTQILFYTLIGSHHFIFSAIPWWMQTVAIVASVGMVIPVVAGTANFLLTFNGAWYQLKTSYTLPFYLISIIFYFTGSMQGTVEAFRFTNLIWHFTDFTVAHSHLTMYGIITFMLWAFIYTLVPRITGKEPPKLSVGIHFWMALIGLIFYTFSLMIGSTQRGLMWMDSKPFIESVKMMAPFWLWRAIGGTMMWISHFVFAYNFYKMINKRKEVFIPTTPAEILEAKRQLKNTEYIPTK